The following are encoded in a window of Bacteroidota bacterium genomic DNA:
- a CDS encoding Gfo/Idh/MocA family oxidoreductase → MADRFNVAIVGLGFGAEFIPIYQKHPDAVCFAICQRNESRLNEVGDAFGIERRYTSYEALLEDPEVDAVHINTPIAAHGKMSIQALEAGKHVACTVPMATTTEECLQIVAAQQKSGKVYMMMETAIYTREYLYAKELVDTGKLGKIQFLRGSHQQNMGLPGWPSYWYGFPPMHYATHAVCPLAAIAGNLMIDSVVCFGSGRIQDDYAAHYNSPHAVESALMKFRDVDLSCEVTRSLFNTIRQYRESFDVYGTEMSFEWEQLFEEGVVLYSGYEDAARVTVPDYAHLLPEEIQAFTRAGVYDDDNEHTSFIQGSGHGGSHPHLAHEFIRSALEGRDPLPNAVQSANWTMAGICAHTSAMEGGKRIQIPQAAG, encoded by the coding sequence ATGGCTGACCGCTTTAATGTCGCAATTGTTGGTCTGGGATTTGGTGCAGAATTTATCCCAATTTACCAGAAGCACCCGGATGCCGTCTGTTTTGCAATCTGCCAGCGCAATGAAAGCCGGCTCAATGAGGTAGGTGACGCGTTTGGTATCGAAAGAAGATATACGAGTTATGAGGCGCTGCTCGAAGATCCTGAAGTAGATGCTGTGCACATCAACACTCCAATTGCTGCACACGGTAAAATGAGTATCCAGGCGCTGGAAGCCGGCAAACACGTTGCTTGTACGGTGCCTATGGCTACTACAACCGAGGAGTGCTTACAAATTGTGGCAGCACAGCAGAAAAGCGGCAAGGTCTACATGATGATGGAGACGGCCATTTATACGCGGGAGTATCTCTACGCAAAAGAACTGGTTGATACAGGAAAGTTGGGTAAAATTCAGTTTTTGCGCGGGTCGCATCAGCAAAACATGGGATTGCCTGGCTGGCCGAGTTATTGGTACGGATTCCCGCCCATGCACTACGCCACCCATGCCGTATGTCCACTGGCCGCCATCGCCGGCAACCTGATGATCGACTCTGTCGTGTGTTTCGGCTCCGGCCGCATCCAGGATGACTACGCAGCCCACTACAACTCACCCCACGCCGTTGAATCTGCATTGATGAAATTTCGAGATGTAGACCTGAGTTGCGAAGTAACGCGGTCGTTGTTCAATACCATCCGACAGTATCGCGAGAGTTTTGATGTTTATGGTACAGAGATGTCGTTTGAGTGGGAGCAGTTGTTTGAAGAAGGCGTCGTGCTGTATTCCGGCTATGAAGATGCAGCGCGGGTAACCGTACCAGACTATGCACACCTGTTGCCCGAAGAGATTCAGGCGTTTACCCGTGCCGGTGTGTACGACGACGATAATGAACACACCTCATTCATTCAGGGAAGTGGACACGGCGGTTCGCATCCACATCTCGCACATGAGTTCATCCGTTCAGCATTGGAAGGAAGAGATCCCTTACCCAACGCTGTGCAA
- a CDS encoding shikimate kinase — protein MRIYLNGFMGSGKSTVGPLLAEQLDWSFVDLDANIESAIDMPIAAFFSSQGEPAFRAVEQKQLFKTTASDASVIAVGGGALCTQDNLEFALNSGVVVFLSVAVPELVRRLKAEQATRPMLLSDDGELLPDATVRDRIELLLNRRLGFYNQAHLTVATDGRTPQAIAMEIAGLLADEHR, from the coding sequence ATGCGTATTTACCTGAACGGATTTATGGGCTCAGGCAAGAGCACGGTAGGGCCATTGCTTGCCGAGCAGCTCGATTGGTCGTTTGTTGACCTTGATGCCAACATCGAATCAGCCATCGATATGCCCATTGCTGCCTTCTTTTCGTCGCAAGGCGAGCCGGCTTTTCGCGCAGTTGAGCAAAAACAGCTGTTCAAGACTACAGCCTCAGACGCCAGTGTGATCGCTGTTGGTGGTGGGGCTTTGTGCACACAGGACAATCTGGAATTTGCACTGAACAGCGGCGTCGTGGTTTTCCTCTCCGTAGCTGTCCCCGAACTTGTCCGCCGCCTGAAAGCTGAGCAGGCTACCCGTCCGATGTTGTTGAGCGATGATGGTGAGCTGTTGCCCGATGCAACAGTGCGGGATCGCATTGAGCTTTTGCTCAACCGCCGGCTCGGATTCTACAACCAGGCGCACCTGACCGTTGCGACAGACGGACGCACGCCTCAAGCTATTGCAATGGAAATTGCTGGCCTGTTAGCAGATGAACACCGTTAG
- a CDS encoding ribonuclease HII: MEQSYWQKGYTCVAGIDEAGRGCLAGPVVAAAAVFPKDFMVDGVNDSKKLSPQKRAKLAGEITKTAISVGIGLCSPAEIDKLNILWAAMEAMKRAVQHLTVSPDFLLIDGNRAFPDSPWPLETLVKGDARSSTIAAASIIAKTVRDDMMVALHNEHPEFGWHQNMGYPTKQHYEAIAAHGITPYHRKSFKLFK, from the coding sequence ATCGAGCAATCCTACTGGCAAAAAGGATACACCTGCGTTGCCGGCATAGATGAAGCAGGTCGGGGTTGCCTCGCCGGCCCTGTTGTGGCTGCGGCAGCCGTATTCCCCAAAGATTTTATGGTAGATGGTGTAAACGATAGTAAGAAACTCTCACCACAGAAACGAGCAAAACTCGCCGGCGAAATCACAAAAACAGCAATTTCTGTTGGTATTGGGCTGTGTTCGCCTGCAGAGATTGATAAACTCAACATCCTCTGGGCTGCCATGGAAGCCATGAAACGGGCTGTGCAGCACCTCACGGTTTCACCCGACTTTCTGCTTATCGATGGCAACCGGGCCTTCCCCGATTCGCCTTGGCCGCTGGAAACCCTCGTAAAAGGGGATGCGCGCTCCTCAACCATCGCAGCAGCATCGATTATCGCAAAAACGGTCCGCGATGACATGATGGTAGCCCTGCACAACGAGCATCCTGAATTTGGCTGGCATCAGAATATGGGATACCCAACCAAACAGCATTATGAAGCCATAGCTGCCCACGGCATCACCCCATATCATCGAAAAAGCTTTAAGCTGTTCAAATGA
- a CDS encoding SDR family oxidoreductase, with product MTTSPKDRIALITGAGSGIGRQSALRFLEDGYRVILAGRTHTTLEATQASAANNAAYATPIQVDVTQPASVKQLFGRIEEQFGRLDVLFNNAGISPPGDLLEDLAFDDWQQIIATNLTGVFLCTQAAFRLMKSQTPQGGRIINNGSISAHVPRPNSAPYTASKHAVSGLTKSTALDGRKYNIACCQIDIGNAATSMVSGIQAGALQPNLTTMTEPTMKVSEAAEAVLFMANLPLETNVQQMTIMATQMPFIGRG from the coding sequence ATGACAACTTCCCCCAAAGACCGCATAGCACTCATAACAGGCGCAGGCTCGGGCATTGGGCGGCAATCGGCGCTGCGATTTCTTGAAGACGGCTACCGTGTTATCCTCGCCGGCCGTACCCATACCACCCTCGAAGCAACACAGGCAAGTGCCGCAAACAACGCAGCGTATGCTACACCCATCCAGGTAGACGTTACACAGCCTGCGTCGGTAAAGCAGTTGTTTGGGCGCATCGAGGAGCAATTTGGCCGGCTTGATGTGTTGTTCAACAACGCCGGCATCTCTCCACCCGGAGATTTACTTGAAGACCTCGCTTTTGACGATTGGCAACAAATCATTGCAACCAACCTTACCGGCGTCTTCCTTTGCACCCAGGCAGCTTTTCGCCTGATGAAATCACAGACGCCCCAGGGCGGCCGCATCATTAACAATGGCTCAATTTCAGCCCACGTCCCACGCCCCAATTCTGCTCCTTATACGGCTAGTAAACATGCGGTAAGCGGACTCACAAAATCTACCGCTTTGGATGGACGCAAATACAATATTGCATGTTGTCAGATTGATATCGGTAATGCAGCCACATCCATGGTCTCCGGCATACAGGCAGGGGCCCTGCAACCCAATTTGACAACCATGACAGAACCAACCATGAAGGTCTCAGAAGCCGCTGAAGCCGTGCTTTTCATGGCCAACCTCCCGCTTGAGACCAATGTACAGCAGATGACTATTATGGCTACGCAGATGCCGTTTATTGGGCGAGGCTAG